In Bartonella machadoae, a single genomic region encodes these proteins:
- the holA gene encoding DNA polymerase III subunit delta, whose translation MAQKKAHEVDHFLTRFSRSFPIVLIYGPDRGLVCERAQRFAKLTKIAIEDPFSTIRLDATEIDKDPPRLENEARTLSLFGGDRLIWISNGANQKGFLTALKRLIDEPPEKSFILIEAGDLKKGTGLRNAVETAEKAMALPCFADDVRALDGLIDEVLGHFKKTLSLDARKWLHESLGGDRLVSRSELEKLCLYASNIHITLEDVKAVVSDVSALSLDDVIDALLLGDITGFETHFSRHATVQSTVFLILSTAQRHFQQLQLLRYQVEVEGKSPSIAISQARPPIFFQRKKIVEQALRYWKLEHISYAMERIQSAVLESRKNPLLSEAIVRQILLGLTITARRQKAA comes from the coding sequence TTGGCTCAGAAAAAAGCGCATGAAGTCGATCATTTTCTAACGCGTTTTTCACGCTCTTTTCCTATTGTTCTCATTTATGGACCAGATCGAGGTCTTGTTTGTGAACGTGCGCAGCGTTTTGCTAAGCTTACAAAGATAGCTATAGAAGATCCATTTTCAACGATTCGTTTGGATGCAACTGAAATTGATAAAGACCCTCCCCGTTTGGAAAATGAAGCACGTACTTTATCACTTTTTGGAGGAGATCGTTTAATATGGATCTCTAACGGTGCTAATCAAAAAGGTTTTCTGACAGCTTTGAAGCGTTTAATTGACGAACCACCAGAGAAAAGTTTTATTCTCATTGAGGCAGGGGATTTGAAAAAAGGAACAGGATTGCGTAATGCCGTTGAAACGGCAGAAAAAGCAATGGCTTTGCCCTGTTTTGCAGATGATGTTCGCGCTCTTGATGGACTGATTGATGAGGTTTTGGGCCATTTTAAGAAGACCCTTTCTTTGGATGCACGTAAGTGGTTGCACGAAAGTTTGGGAGGTGATCGTCTTGTATCACGAAGTGAGTTAGAAAAGCTTTGTCTTTACGCTTCGAATATTCATATCACTCTCGAGGATGTCAAAGCTGTTGTGAGTGATGTCAGTGCTCTTTCTCTTGATGACGTGATTGATGCTCTTTTATTGGGTGATATAACAGGTTTTGAGACTCATTTTAGCAGACATGCAACAGTGCAGAGCACAGTTTTTCTTATTTTAAGTACGGCACAAAGGCATTTTCAACAATTGCAATTGTTACGTTATCAAGTTGAGGTTGAAGGAAAATCTCCTTCTATAGCGATTTCTCAAGCTCGCCCTCCCATTTTTTTTCAACGGAAAAAAATTGTTGAACAGGCTTTAAGATATTGGAAATTAGAACATATTTCCTATGCAATGGAAAGAATTCAAAGTGCTGTTTTAGAAAGTCGTAAAAATCCGCTTTTGAGCGAAGCGATCGTTCGTCAAATTTTACTGGGACTTACAATTACTGCGCGGCGTCAAAAAGCTGCTTAA